The proteins below come from a single Miscanthus floridulus cultivar M001 chromosome 1, ASM1932011v1, whole genome shotgun sequence genomic window:
- the LOC136541724 gene encoding transcription initiation factor TFIID subunit 4b-like isoform X2, whose translation MDPIMKLLEDDEDESLHSGADVEAFTAALNREVEASASASTSTSVPAGSSCSSSQPTDHGAGLLPQEHKSLLNHGHGQWQDPVKNEIVNQESQQQEQTHALRNDQPSRPEMVSQGSNNNPLPTNTPKECDLLKAKQEPGTTSQQGIVAQQQPMQQMKSEQTPIVTQQQSMQQMKSQQTPGTNQTNSATTTAKAPVVTFHMLIPILRRYLDKDRDMQVQSIFAKLRKNEVSKEHFLKVVRNIVGDKLLKQAASQYQMQAQRSPQTNPSNYSLSGQVSGQQTVPSGSMTGDEQKRYPGAHTIPMKQAIDSTRPPQFRPSSSGQMQSNTSYPPSQTNLHKANEMGNMSDGKGVHMLQTRPPNNSIPVQTMQHHVQRPRASSPVFGANSIHARPFLRPVGGPAAPFRPQMADSNPRAQLVQGAVTTVAGSVPTRSIVSGNAPSNQSTRQQSANKEQKTNSFAPTAHMNKETVSQNSESSQNSFAAMHAKQVNQALGSSKVGAGTESQPPQLSAPKPLTTTSLSQTQSHGIQEEPKIQIQSSVQAPPAAASKTPQRKATSGQKKPLEALGSSPPPSSKKQKVSGGFHEQSIDQLNDVTAVSGVNLREEEEQLFSGPKEESRVSEAARKVVQLEEEKLILRKGPLTLKLAVIMSKCNLKVIGTDVERCLSMCVEERLRGFISSIIRFSKQRVDVEKSRHRFYPLSSDVHSHIMRVNREAREQWEKKQAEDAERIRKQTDGDGNANVDIEKDKNETRGLSKHAKTYKEDDDKMRTTAANVAARVAAGGDDMLSKWQLLAERNKQRSEGGDGSSGSVPGNMLQHRPSLKSGKDLREEQEVEKRGYSTMLGSGGVRRSPLTKVARSVSINDVVAALEREPQMSKSSLLFRLYLRLLTEPSAK comes from the exons ATGGATCCCATCATGAAGCTACTCGAGGACGACGAG GATGAGAGTCTGCACTCGGGTGCCGACGTCGAGGCCTTCACGGCGGCGCTGAACCGCGAGGTGGAggccagcgccagcgccagcaccagcaccagcgtcCCCGCCGGCTCCTCCTGCTCCTCGTCCCAGCCCACGGATCACGGCGCTG GACTTTTACCTCAGGAACACAAGTCACTATTAAACCATGGTCATGGTCAGTGGCAAGATCCAGTAAAGAATGAAATTGTAAACCAGGAGAGCCAGCAACAGGAACAGACACATGCACTTAGAAATGATCAGCCGTCAAGACCTGAAATGGTTTCTCAAGGTTCTAATAACAACCCCCTTCCTACTAATACACCAAAAGAATGTGATTTACTTAAGGCAAAGCAAGAGCCTGGGACCACATCTCAACAAGGTATTGTTGCTCAGCAGCAGCCTATGCAGCAAATGAAGAGTGAACAAACACCAATTGTCACTCAGCAGCAATCTATGCAGCAAATGAAGAGTCAACAAACACCAGGCACAAACCAAACAAATAGTGCAACTACAACAGCAAAAGCCCCAGTTGTTACATTTCACATGTTAATTCCAATTTTGAGACGCTACCTTGACAAAGACAGGGATATGCAAGTGCAGTCCATTTTCGCCAAGTTGCGG AAAAATGAAGTCAGCAAGGAACACTTCTTAAAAGTTGTAAGGAATATTGTTGGTGATAAATTGCTTAAGCAAGCTGCTTCACAATATCAAATGCAG GCACAGCGAAGCCCTCAGACAAACCCAAGCAACTATTCTTTATCAGGTCAAGTTTCTGGTCAGCAGACTGTTCCCAGTGGTTCTATGACAGGAGATGAACAGAAGAGATATCCAGGGGCTCACACCATCCCTATGAAACAAGCTATTGACAGCACTCGACCACCTCAATTTCGGCCTTCCTCGTCTGGCCAAATGCAGAGTAATACGAGTTATCCACCTTCACAAACCAATTTGCATAAGGCTAATGAAATGGGAAACATGTCGGATGGGAAAGGGGTGCATATGTTACAAACTCGTCCACCCAATAACTCCATACCAGTACAAACAATGCAGCATCATGTGCAGCGTCCACGGGCATCCTCACCAGTGTTTGGGGCAAATAGTATTCATGCACGTCCATTTCTGCGGCCAGTTGGAGGTCCAGCTGCACCATTTAGACCACAAATGGCAGATTCCAATCCAAGAGCACAATTGGTCCAGGGAGCTGTGACCACAGTAGCTGGGAGTGTGCCAACACGATCCATAGTGTCTGGAAATGCGCCAAGTAATCAATCTACAAGGCAACAATCAGCAAACAAGGAGCAAAAAACTAATTCTTTTGCTCCAACAGCACATATGAATAAGGAAACTGTTAGCCAAAACTCTGAATCTTCACAAAATTCTTTTGCTGCGATGCATGCAAAACAAGTCAATCAAGCCCTGGGATCTTCAAAAGTCGGTGCTGGCACGGAAAGCCAGCCACCACAATTGAGTGCGCCTAAGCCTTTAACCACAACAAGCTTAAGTCAGACTCAATCTCATGGCATTCAAGAAGAGCCTAAAATTCAG ATTCAATCTTCTGTGCAAGCACCTCCTGCAGCAGCTTCTAAAACACCTCAGAGGAAGGCAACTTCTGGACAGAAGAAGCCTTTGGAAGCATTAGGCTCATCCCCTCCACCATCTAG CAAAAAGCAGAAGGTATCTGGAGGTTTCCATGAACAAAGCATTGACCAGCTTAATGATGTCACTGCAGTTAGTGGTGTTAATCTGAGG GaagaagaggaacaacttttcTCTGGTCCAAAGGAAGAGAGTCGAGTTTCAGAAGCTGCTCGGAAAGTTGTTCAACTAGAAGAAGAAAAGCTCATTCTACGGAAGGGACCCCTGACCCTAAAATTAGCAGTAATCA TGAGTAAATGTAATTTGAAGGTCATTGGCACTGATGTGGAACGCTGTCTATCCATG TGTGTTGAGGAGAGGTTACGGGGGTTTATAAGCAGTATAATAAGGTTCTCAAAACAG AGGGTTGATGTTGAAAAGTCAAGGCATCGTTTTTATCCGTTATCCTCAGATGTTCACAGTCATATTATGAGGGTGAACCGAGAAGCTAGAGAACAGTGGGAGAAAAAGCAGGCTGAAGATGCTGAGAGAATTAGGAAACAAACTGAT GGAGATGGCAATGCAAATGTTGATATAGAAAAAGACAAAAACGAGACCCGTGGTTTGTCAAAGCATGCAAAG ACTTACAAGGAGGACGATGATAAGATGCGAACTACAGCTGCAAATGTTGCTGCACGTGTTGCAGCTGGGGGAGATGACATGCTGTCAAAGTGGCAGTTGCTAGCTGAACGAAATAAGCAGAGAAGTGAGGGAGGTGATGGTTCTTCTGGCTCTGTACCAGGTAACATGTTGCAACACAGGCCATCACTGAAATCTGGGAAAGACTTGAGGGAAGAACAGGAAGTTGAAAAGAGAGGCTACTCCACAATGCTTGGATCTG GTGGTGTTAGAAGGTCACCTCTAACAAAAGTGGCGCGGAGTGTTTCCATAAATGATGTGGTCGCAGCACTTGAGCGAGAGCCTCAGATGTCAAAATCCTCGTTACTTTTCCGGCTATATCTAAGGCTATTGACAGAACCATCTGCAAAGTAA
- the LOC136541724 gene encoding transcription initiation factor TFIID subunit 4b-like isoform X1 produces the protein MDPIMKLLEDDEDESLHSGADVEAFTAALNREVEASASASTSTSVPAGSSCSSSQPTDHGAGLLPQEHKSLLNHGHGQWQDPVKNEIVNQESQQQEQTHALRNDQPSRPEMVSQGSNNNPLPTNTPKECDLLKAKQEPGTTSQQGIVAQQQPMQQMKSEQTPIVTQQQSMQQMKSQQTPGTNQTNSATTTAKAPVVTFHMLIPILRRYLDKDRDMQVQSIFAKLRKNEVSKEHFLKVVRNIVGDKLLKQAASQYQMQHTAQAQRSPQTNPSNYSLSGQVSGQQTVPSGSMTGDEQKRYPGAHTIPMKQAIDSTRPPQFRPSSSGQMQSNTSYPPSQTNLHKANEMGNMSDGKGVHMLQTRPPNNSIPVQTMQHHVQRPRASSPVFGANSIHARPFLRPVGGPAAPFRPQMADSNPRAQLVQGAVTTVAGSVPTRSIVSGNAPSNQSTRQQSANKEQKTNSFAPTAHMNKETVSQNSESSQNSFAAMHAKQVNQALGSSKVGAGTESQPPQLSAPKPLTTTSLSQTQSHGIQEEPKIQIQSSVQAPPAAASKTPQRKATSGQKKPLEALGSSPPPSSKKQKVSGGFHEQSIDQLNDVTAVSGVNLREEEEQLFSGPKEESRVSEAARKVVQLEEEKLILRKGPLTLKLAVIMSKCNLKVIGTDVERCLSMCVEERLRGFISSIIRFSKQRVDVEKSRHRFYPLSSDVHSHIMRVNREAREQWEKKQAEDAERIRKQTDGDGNANVDIEKDKNETRGLSKHAKTYKEDDDKMRTTAANVAARVAAGGDDMLSKWQLLAERNKQRSEGGDGSSGSVPGNMLQHRPSLKSGKDLREEQEVEKRGYSTMLGSGGVRRSPLTKVARSVSINDVVAALEREPQMSKSSLLFRLYLRLLTEPSAK, from the exons ATGGATCCCATCATGAAGCTACTCGAGGACGACGAG GATGAGAGTCTGCACTCGGGTGCCGACGTCGAGGCCTTCACGGCGGCGCTGAACCGCGAGGTGGAggccagcgccagcgccagcaccagcaccagcgtcCCCGCCGGCTCCTCCTGCTCCTCGTCCCAGCCCACGGATCACGGCGCTG GACTTTTACCTCAGGAACACAAGTCACTATTAAACCATGGTCATGGTCAGTGGCAAGATCCAGTAAAGAATGAAATTGTAAACCAGGAGAGCCAGCAACAGGAACAGACACATGCACTTAGAAATGATCAGCCGTCAAGACCTGAAATGGTTTCTCAAGGTTCTAATAACAACCCCCTTCCTACTAATACACCAAAAGAATGTGATTTACTTAAGGCAAAGCAAGAGCCTGGGACCACATCTCAACAAGGTATTGTTGCTCAGCAGCAGCCTATGCAGCAAATGAAGAGTGAACAAACACCAATTGTCACTCAGCAGCAATCTATGCAGCAAATGAAGAGTCAACAAACACCAGGCACAAACCAAACAAATAGTGCAACTACAACAGCAAAAGCCCCAGTTGTTACATTTCACATGTTAATTCCAATTTTGAGACGCTACCTTGACAAAGACAGGGATATGCAAGTGCAGTCCATTTTCGCCAAGTTGCGG AAAAATGAAGTCAGCAAGGAACACTTCTTAAAAGTTGTAAGGAATATTGTTGGTGATAAATTGCTTAAGCAAGCTGCTTCACAATATCAAATGCAG CACACTGCTCAGGCACAGCGAAGCCCTCAGACAAACCCAAGCAACTATTCTTTATCAGGTCAAGTTTCTGGTCAGCAGACTGTTCCCAGTGGTTCTATGACAGGAGATGAACAGAAGAGATATCCAGGGGCTCACACCATCCCTATGAAACAAGCTATTGACAGCACTCGACCACCTCAATTTCGGCCTTCCTCGTCTGGCCAAATGCAGAGTAATACGAGTTATCCACCTTCACAAACCAATTTGCATAAGGCTAATGAAATGGGAAACATGTCGGATGGGAAAGGGGTGCATATGTTACAAACTCGTCCACCCAATAACTCCATACCAGTACAAACAATGCAGCATCATGTGCAGCGTCCACGGGCATCCTCACCAGTGTTTGGGGCAAATAGTATTCATGCACGTCCATTTCTGCGGCCAGTTGGAGGTCCAGCTGCACCATTTAGACCACAAATGGCAGATTCCAATCCAAGAGCACAATTGGTCCAGGGAGCTGTGACCACAGTAGCTGGGAGTGTGCCAACACGATCCATAGTGTCTGGAAATGCGCCAAGTAATCAATCTACAAGGCAACAATCAGCAAACAAGGAGCAAAAAACTAATTCTTTTGCTCCAACAGCACATATGAATAAGGAAACTGTTAGCCAAAACTCTGAATCTTCACAAAATTCTTTTGCTGCGATGCATGCAAAACAAGTCAATCAAGCCCTGGGATCTTCAAAAGTCGGTGCTGGCACGGAAAGCCAGCCACCACAATTGAGTGCGCCTAAGCCTTTAACCACAACAAGCTTAAGTCAGACTCAATCTCATGGCATTCAAGAAGAGCCTAAAATTCAG ATTCAATCTTCTGTGCAAGCACCTCCTGCAGCAGCTTCTAAAACACCTCAGAGGAAGGCAACTTCTGGACAGAAGAAGCCTTTGGAAGCATTAGGCTCATCCCCTCCACCATCTAG CAAAAAGCAGAAGGTATCTGGAGGTTTCCATGAACAAAGCATTGACCAGCTTAATGATGTCACTGCAGTTAGTGGTGTTAATCTGAGG GaagaagaggaacaacttttcTCTGGTCCAAAGGAAGAGAGTCGAGTTTCAGAAGCTGCTCGGAAAGTTGTTCAACTAGAAGAAGAAAAGCTCATTCTACGGAAGGGACCCCTGACCCTAAAATTAGCAGTAATCA TGAGTAAATGTAATTTGAAGGTCATTGGCACTGATGTGGAACGCTGTCTATCCATG TGTGTTGAGGAGAGGTTACGGGGGTTTATAAGCAGTATAATAAGGTTCTCAAAACAG AGGGTTGATGTTGAAAAGTCAAGGCATCGTTTTTATCCGTTATCCTCAGATGTTCACAGTCATATTATGAGGGTGAACCGAGAAGCTAGAGAACAGTGGGAGAAAAAGCAGGCTGAAGATGCTGAGAGAATTAGGAAACAAACTGAT GGAGATGGCAATGCAAATGTTGATATAGAAAAAGACAAAAACGAGACCCGTGGTTTGTCAAAGCATGCAAAG ACTTACAAGGAGGACGATGATAAGATGCGAACTACAGCTGCAAATGTTGCTGCACGTGTTGCAGCTGGGGGAGATGACATGCTGTCAAAGTGGCAGTTGCTAGCTGAACGAAATAAGCAGAGAAGTGAGGGAGGTGATGGTTCTTCTGGCTCTGTACCAGGTAACATGTTGCAACACAGGCCATCACTGAAATCTGGGAAAGACTTGAGGGAAGAACAGGAAGTTGAAAAGAGAGGCTACTCCACAATGCTTGGATCTG GTGGTGTTAGAAGGTCACCTCTAACAAAAGTGGCGCGGAGTGTTTCCATAAATGATGTGGTCGCAGCACTTGAGCGAGAGCCTCAGATGTCAAAATCCTCGTTACTTTTCCGGCTATATCTAAGGCTATTGACAGAACCATCTGCAAAGTAA
- the LOC136541724 gene encoding transcription initiation factor TFIID subunit 4b-like isoform X3, with amino-acid sequence MDPIMKLLEDDEDESLHSGADVEAFTAALNREVEASASASTSTSVPAGSSCSSSQPTDHGAGLLPQEHKSLLNHGHGQWQDPVKNEIVNQESQQQEQTHALRNDQPSRPEMVSQGSNNNPLPTNTPKECDLLKAKQEPGTTSQQGIVAQQQPMQQMKSEQTPIVTQQQSMQQMKSQQTPGTNQTNSATTTAKAPVVTFHMLIPILRRYLDKDRDMQVQSIFAKLRKNEVSKEHFLKVVRNIVGDKLLKQAASQYQMQHTAQAQRSPQTNPSNYSLSGQVSGQQTVPSGSMTGDEQKRYPGAHTIPMKQAIDSTRPPQFRPSSSGQMQSNTSYPPSQTNLHKANEMGNMSDGKGVHMLQTRPPNNSIPVQTMQHHVQRPRASSPVFGANSIHARPFLRPVGGPAAPFRPQMADSNPRAQLVQGAVTTVAGSVPTRSIVSGNAPSNQSTRQQSANKEQKTNSFAPTAHMNKETVSQNSESSQNSFAAMHAKQVNQALGSSKVGAGTESQPPQLSAPKPLTTTSLSQTQSHGIQEEPKIQIQSSVQAPPAAASKTPQRKATSGQKKPLEALGSSPPPSSKKQKVSGGFHEQSIDQLNDVTAVSGVNLREEEEQLFSGPKEESRVSEAARKVVQLEEEKLILRKGPLTLKLAVIMSKCNLKVIGTDVERCLSMCVEERLRGFISSIIRFSKQRVDVEKSRHRFYPLSSDVHSHIMRVNREAREQWEKKQAEDAERIRKQTDGDGNANVDIEKDKNETRGLSKHAKTYKEDDDKMRTTAANVAARVAAGGDDMLSKWQLLAERNKQRSEGGDGSSGSVPGNMLQHRPSLKSGKDLREEQEVEKRGYSTMLGSGKCSAQHTLYPFIFIHCCYKCAMVWVSSMFFCEELRNSFFF; translated from the exons ATGGATCCCATCATGAAGCTACTCGAGGACGACGAG GATGAGAGTCTGCACTCGGGTGCCGACGTCGAGGCCTTCACGGCGGCGCTGAACCGCGAGGTGGAggccagcgccagcgccagcaccagcaccagcgtcCCCGCCGGCTCCTCCTGCTCCTCGTCCCAGCCCACGGATCACGGCGCTG GACTTTTACCTCAGGAACACAAGTCACTATTAAACCATGGTCATGGTCAGTGGCAAGATCCAGTAAAGAATGAAATTGTAAACCAGGAGAGCCAGCAACAGGAACAGACACATGCACTTAGAAATGATCAGCCGTCAAGACCTGAAATGGTTTCTCAAGGTTCTAATAACAACCCCCTTCCTACTAATACACCAAAAGAATGTGATTTACTTAAGGCAAAGCAAGAGCCTGGGACCACATCTCAACAAGGTATTGTTGCTCAGCAGCAGCCTATGCAGCAAATGAAGAGTGAACAAACACCAATTGTCACTCAGCAGCAATCTATGCAGCAAATGAAGAGTCAACAAACACCAGGCACAAACCAAACAAATAGTGCAACTACAACAGCAAAAGCCCCAGTTGTTACATTTCACATGTTAATTCCAATTTTGAGACGCTACCTTGACAAAGACAGGGATATGCAAGTGCAGTCCATTTTCGCCAAGTTGCGG AAAAATGAAGTCAGCAAGGAACACTTCTTAAAAGTTGTAAGGAATATTGTTGGTGATAAATTGCTTAAGCAAGCTGCTTCACAATATCAAATGCAG CACACTGCTCAGGCACAGCGAAGCCCTCAGACAAACCCAAGCAACTATTCTTTATCAGGTCAAGTTTCTGGTCAGCAGACTGTTCCCAGTGGTTCTATGACAGGAGATGAACAGAAGAGATATCCAGGGGCTCACACCATCCCTATGAAACAAGCTATTGACAGCACTCGACCACCTCAATTTCGGCCTTCCTCGTCTGGCCAAATGCAGAGTAATACGAGTTATCCACCTTCACAAACCAATTTGCATAAGGCTAATGAAATGGGAAACATGTCGGATGGGAAAGGGGTGCATATGTTACAAACTCGTCCACCCAATAACTCCATACCAGTACAAACAATGCAGCATCATGTGCAGCGTCCACGGGCATCCTCACCAGTGTTTGGGGCAAATAGTATTCATGCACGTCCATTTCTGCGGCCAGTTGGAGGTCCAGCTGCACCATTTAGACCACAAATGGCAGATTCCAATCCAAGAGCACAATTGGTCCAGGGAGCTGTGACCACAGTAGCTGGGAGTGTGCCAACACGATCCATAGTGTCTGGAAATGCGCCAAGTAATCAATCTACAAGGCAACAATCAGCAAACAAGGAGCAAAAAACTAATTCTTTTGCTCCAACAGCACATATGAATAAGGAAACTGTTAGCCAAAACTCTGAATCTTCACAAAATTCTTTTGCTGCGATGCATGCAAAACAAGTCAATCAAGCCCTGGGATCTTCAAAAGTCGGTGCTGGCACGGAAAGCCAGCCACCACAATTGAGTGCGCCTAAGCCTTTAACCACAACAAGCTTAAGTCAGACTCAATCTCATGGCATTCAAGAAGAGCCTAAAATTCAG ATTCAATCTTCTGTGCAAGCACCTCCTGCAGCAGCTTCTAAAACACCTCAGAGGAAGGCAACTTCTGGACAGAAGAAGCCTTTGGAAGCATTAGGCTCATCCCCTCCACCATCTAG CAAAAAGCAGAAGGTATCTGGAGGTTTCCATGAACAAAGCATTGACCAGCTTAATGATGTCACTGCAGTTAGTGGTGTTAATCTGAGG GaagaagaggaacaacttttcTCTGGTCCAAAGGAAGAGAGTCGAGTTTCAGAAGCTGCTCGGAAAGTTGTTCAACTAGAAGAAGAAAAGCTCATTCTACGGAAGGGACCCCTGACCCTAAAATTAGCAGTAATCA TGAGTAAATGTAATTTGAAGGTCATTGGCACTGATGTGGAACGCTGTCTATCCATG TGTGTTGAGGAGAGGTTACGGGGGTTTATAAGCAGTATAATAAGGTTCTCAAAACAG AGGGTTGATGTTGAAAAGTCAAGGCATCGTTTTTATCCGTTATCCTCAGATGTTCACAGTCATATTATGAGGGTGAACCGAGAAGCTAGAGAACAGTGGGAGAAAAAGCAGGCTGAAGATGCTGAGAGAATTAGGAAACAAACTGAT GGAGATGGCAATGCAAATGTTGATATAGAAAAAGACAAAAACGAGACCCGTGGTTTGTCAAAGCATGCAAAG ACTTACAAGGAGGACGATGATAAGATGCGAACTACAGCTGCAAATGTTGCTGCACGTGTTGCAGCTGGGGGAGATGACATGCTGTCAAAGTGGCAGTTGCTAGCTGAACGAAATAAGCAGAGAAGTGAGGGAGGTGATGGTTCTTCTGGCTCTGTACCAGGTAACATGTTGCAACACAGGCCATCACTGAAATCTGGGAAAGACTTGAGGGAAGAACAGGAAGTTGAAAAGAGAGGCTACTCCACAATGCTTGGATCTG GGAAATGCAGTGCACAACATACTTTGTATCCTTTTATTTTCATTCATTGCTGTTATAAGTGTGCGATGGTGTGGGTCAGCTCAATGTTCTTTTGCGAAGAGCTCcgcaactctttttttttttga
- the LOC136541724 gene encoding transcription initiation factor TFIID subunit 4b-like isoform X5, which yields MDPIMKLLEDDEDESLHSGADVEAFTAALNREVEASASASTSTSVPAGSSCSSSQPTDHGAGLLPQEHKSLLNHGHGQWQDPVKNEIVNQESQQQEQTHALRNDQPSRPEMVSQGSNNNPLPTNTPKECDLLKAKQEPGTTSQQGIVAQQQPMQQMKSEQTPIVTQQQSMQQMKSQQTPGTNQTNSATTTAKAPVVTFHMLIPILRRYLDKDRDMQVQSIFAKLRKNEVSKEHFLKVVRNIVGDKLLKQAASQYQMQHTAQAQRSPQTNPSNYSLSGQVSGQQTVPSGSMTGDEQKRYPGAHTIPMKQAIDSTRPPQFRPSSSGQMQSNTSYPPSQTNLHKANEMGNMSDGKGVHMLQTRPPNNSIPVQTMQHHVQRPRASSPVFGANSIHARPFLRPVGGPAAPFRPQMADSNPRAQLVQGAVTTVAGSVPTRSIVSGNAPSNQSTRQQSANKEQKTNSFAPTAHMNKETVSQNSESSQNSFAAMHAKQVNQALGSSKVGAGTESQPPQLSAPKPLTTTSLSQTQSHGIQEEPKIQIQSSVQAPPAAASKTPQRKATSGQKKPLEALGSSPPPSSKKQKVSGGFHEQSIDQLNDVTAVSGVNLREEEEQLFSGPKEESRVSEAARKVVQLEEEKLILRKGPLTLKLAVIMSKCNLKVIGTDVERCLSMCVEERLRGFISSIIRFSKQRVDVEKSRHRFYPLSSDVHSHIMRVNREAREQWEKKQAEDAERIRKQTDGDGNANVDIEKDKNETRGLSKHAKTYKEDDDKMRTTAANVAARVAAGGDDMLSKWQLLAERNKQRSEGGDGSSGSVPGNMLQHRPSLKSGKDLREEQEVEKRGYSTMLGSD from the exons ATGGATCCCATCATGAAGCTACTCGAGGACGACGAG GATGAGAGTCTGCACTCGGGTGCCGACGTCGAGGCCTTCACGGCGGCGCTGAACCGCGAGGTGGAggccagcgccagcgccagcaccagcaccagcgtcCCCGCCGGCTCCTCCTGCTCCTCGTCCCAGCCCACGGATCACGGCGCTG GACTTTTACCTCAGGAACACAAGTCACTATTAAACCATGGTCATGGTCAGTGGCAAGATCCAGTAAAGAATGAAATTGTAAACCAGGAGAGCCAGCAACAGGAACAGACACATGCACTTAGAAATGATCAGCCGTCAAGACCTGAAATGGTTTCTCAAGGTTCTAATAACAACCCCCTTCCTACTAATACACCAAAAGAATGTGATTTACTTAAGGCAAAGCAAGAGCCTGGGACCACATCTCAACAAGGTATTGTTGCTCAGCAGCAGCCTATGCAGCAAATGAAGAGTGAACAAACACCAATTGTCACTCAGCAGCAATCTATGCAGCAAATGAAGAGTCAACAAACACCAGGCACAAACCAAACAAATAGTGCAACTACAACAGCAAAAGCCCCAGTTGTTACATTTCACATGTTAATTCCAATTTTGAGACGCTACCTTGACAAAGACAGGGATATGCAAGTGCAGTCCATTTTCGCCAAGTTGCGG AAAAATGAAGTCAGCAAGGAACACTTCTTAAAAGTTGTAAGGAATATTGTTGGTGATAAATTGCTTAAGCAAGCTGCTTCACAATATCAAATGCAG CACACTGCTCAGGCACAGCGAAGCCCTCAGACAAACCCAAGCAACTATTCTTTATCAGGTCAAGTTTCTGGTCAGCAGACTGTTCCCAGTGGTTCTATGACAGGAGATGAACAGAAGAGATATCCAGGGGCTCACACCATCCCTATGAAACAAGCTATTGACAGCACTCGACCACCTCAATTTCGGCCTTCCTCGTCTGGCCAAATGCAGAGTAATACGAGTTATCCACCTTCACAAACCAATTTGCATAAGGCTAATGAAATGGGAAACATGTCGGATGGGAAAGGGGTGCATATGTTACAAACTCGTCCACCCAATAACTCCATACCAGTACAAACAATGCAGCATCATGTGCAGCGTCCACGGGCATCCTCACCAGTGTTTGGGGCAAATAGTATTCATGCACGTCCATTTCTGCGGCCAGTTGGAGGTCCAGCTGCACCATTTAGACCACAAATGGCAGATTCCAATCCAAGAGCACAATTGGTCCAGGGAGCTGTGACCACAGTAGCTGGGAGTGTGCCAACACGATCCATAGTGTCTGGAAATGCGCCAAGTAATCAATCTACAAGGCAACAATCAGCAAACAAGGAGCAAAAAACTAATTCTTTTGCTCCAACAGCACATATGAATAAGGAAACTGTTAGCCAAAACTCTGAATCTTCACAAAATTCTTTTGCTGCGATGCATGCAAAACAAGTCAATCAAGCCCTGGGATCTTCAAAAGTCGGTGCTGGCACGGAAAGCCAGCCACCACAATTGAGTGCGCCTAAGCCTTTAACCACAACAAGCTTAAGTCAGACTCAATCTCATGGCATTCAAGAAGAGCCTAAAATTCAG ATTCAATCTTCTGTGCAAGCACCTCCTGCAGCAGCTTCTAAAACACCTCAGAGGAAGGCAACTTCTGGACAGAAGAAGCCTTTGGAAGCATTAGGCTCATCCCCTCCACCATCTAG CAAAAAGCAGAAGGTATCTGGAGGTTTCCATGAACAAAGCATTGACCAGCTTAATGATGTCACTGCAGTTAGTGGTGTTAATCTGAGG GaagaagaggaacaacttttcTCTGGTCCAAAGGAAGAGAGTCGAGTTTCAGAAGCTGCTCGGAAAGTTGTTCAACTAGAAGAAGAAAAGCTCATTCTACGGAAGGGACCCCTGACCCTAAAATTAGCAGTAATCA TGAGTAAATGTAATTTGAAGGTCATTGGCACTGATGTGGAACGCTGTCTATCCATG TGTGTTGAGGAGAGGTTACGGGGGTTTATAAGCAGTATAATAAGGTTCTCAAAACAG AGGGTTGATGTTGAAAAGTCAAGGCATCGTTTTTATCCGTTATCCTCAGATGTTCACAGTCATATTATGAGGGTGAACCGAGAAGCTAGAGAACAGTGGGAGAAAAAGCAGGCTGAAGATGCTGAGAGAATTAGGAAACAAACTGAT GGAGATGGCAATGCAAATGTTGATATAGAAAAAGACAAAAACGAGACCCGTGGTTTGTCAAAGCATGCAAAG ACTTACAAGGAGGACGATGATAAGATGCGAACTACAGCTGCAAATGTTGCTGCACGTGTTGCAGCTGGGGGAGATGACATGCTGTCAAAGTGGCAGTTGCTAGCTGAACGAAATAAGCAGAGAAGTGAGGGAGGTGATGGTTCTTCTGGCTCTGTACCAGGTAACATGTTGCAACACAGGCCATCACTGAAATCTGGGAAAGACTTGAGGGAAGAACAGGAAGTTGAAAAGAGAGGCTACTCCACAATGCTTGGATCTG ACTGA